The DNA sequence ccgttaaatcaaatttcaagaatccaaattgtttgatgaggaggatTAGGTGGAAAGAATCCGAGGGTGACCCCTTTCCATTTAATTGCGTTAGGGAGAGGTAGTAAAAAGTCTCACAaaactttttttaataaaaaaaaaaacttaaacaacTTTACTTATTATTCATATTAACAACATTTTGTATATTGTAAGGACAAAAggccaaaaaaacaaaagggagTCGCACTTTCTGAAGATTTTGAACAAAAAATTGTCCTTAATATAAAAAATGTGTCCTTAatgataaagaaaattgtttaaaagtttttgaataaaaaaaaaagttctacAAGggactttttattaattttctaaataaactaagtgtcacagcccgtcccggaattttaattccgaggacatgaaaagacgaaaatgcccttaaacgggactaaggggcgaaaatttaacaatttggattgagttggacacgtgggatccccacacccctcaatcctctccctattttctgcataatgtctctctctctcctccctcacgaatctctctctctctgtcactcttcttctccgttcgaacaaaccaaccacaaaacaaccttaaacttccaccaacgacggagttaagaccaccatcgaactcctggagactccacgatcacgtagacaccaatttcaggtaagttttacttcggaaaacctagattctaaactccccgtgaaagtgcactgttcatgatcttcgaattgactttgttttaggacaatccaagctcacagtgagcttagtgaggttccaaggaagctcggagtgcttcgttggaagttttttgacgtaagaacacggagatcgacaagttcaaagtttggccggagctttcgaggcattttccggcgaatccccggcgagttaggagtcgaggtaggtatcaatctcttcgtctcgtcaagtactacaactttcctttttgtttcactcaatttcgttgagtattgaagaagttatactcatttgaaaaatacccagtttccggcgacctccgaggctttcgaggcagtttccggccaaaccacggcgaactaggtgttttgcaaggtaccattatctttgtctcttcacgggctacaactttcgtttttgaatcacttgatttcgttgagaaatgacaaagttatggcaatttgaaaaactgttcagaaaacggccgccggaaaaaccagtccggcgacccaaggaagaagaaggtgctacagtaaaaataaaaaataaaaataaaattattttaaaaatatgtcgacgtccgtgacgtcgagtagatcactgtggtatattcatatacctaaattgaacaccgtatgagaaagttattgaagattgttggttaggtgttcaaataacgttttatagttttcacatttaggtgaaaatgtgaattgatgatccgaccgttggatcgtcaccaaactttgatacgttgtaatacgtaatatttgaggattattggaacttacggattgggaatccgagttacggatcttccggaattggaattgtaagtccataatataaaatgttaaccgtcacttagttttggaaattgacggagatccgaccgttggatggtaatgaaattttaggatgttatcctagagatatattgtggacctctggaagttatggatttaaaatctgagtggcagatcttccggatcgaactacgtagtgacgtattttatataagttatatattctatcgatatgaattctgaggttggatttgattactattctaggcggcgatcgtcgtgacgccttgatgtgtggtgctagggagttgttggacgaactccaggtgagtgggcagttttgttttccgtatatatatatatatacttaacgttttcccagaaattgaaaatgcatgaaattatgtttaaaatgaaatgcatatgagttatgtggaaaaacgggaagtgaaataccatgcatagaattgatatgaaaagtatatagaaatgtgagttgaaatgccatgcatgaattaatatatgatgcatatgtatgaattggtgcggtggacgcacaagtaagaattgatttatgatgcatatgtatgaattggtgcggtggacgcacaggtaagaattgatttatgatgcatatgtatgaaatggtgcggtggacgcacagatgagtatttaattactgttatgatgatgatgatatatattgagctcaaatcctgcaccatggtttagtgcttatagtattcaccgcatcgcacgctcgccttggatccaagtagatgctagtcgtacagtccacgcggagtgggtacgacagaccagtcgcgagagtgttagtgagattccgactggtgggtgaccttagattatgtgcacagatgatttatgagaagcactagagcgtaacttgtgtgcagaaggccggacgggtcacagaggtgactccggtagagtgataatgatagattttgagctctaggttcaaccgtatagggctattagagggcctacggttgattactttcttgcacctgatatgattatgttgatgcattcataccttattactgttgagatgatgtggcatggcataattaatatgagaaatgttgagatgacatggcatggcatgattgataaagagataatgttgagatagtaaaaatgaagttttgagaatatatatgtatatttatattttacatttctgggaaagtatacaggttttacggagaggggttacaacgttttgagaaatgtttggatttggaaaagaattgttttactgacccactcaattttggttttgcgcccctccaggttcaggaatcacaaaggtgtggtgactacgaggaattcgacggtgttctgacagattggacaaaattaggactcaccttcgggtgtatcaacttataaattgtataattaaagcttccgtactgtgcaaatggttacgtcactctcacgtgacggccagcatgccctccttcgggacggggtgtgtcactaaGCATATCAAAAGCAAACAAATCTGAAAGGATAAAATGATACTGATGATACCAGTCATCTTCGTTTACAAGCGCTCAACAGAAACTCTCGGATTCTAATACACACTACTTCTCTTTTGGTTACATAAACAGTATTCCAACACAGCCAGTTACAAGTTACACGTTACAACAAAGCTGTATTAAATTTTCTTCTGCAAGACGTGGACAGGCGAGCAACTTCAAGTTATGCACTTTCAGAGGTTTTACTGTTACAACGAATCTAACGAATTCATGAGATGCTGCTCCGGATGGGTTGCGAGCAACAATGCTCTCAATTGCAGGTGTGTTCTACATCTTCCTCAGCGAACGGTATTGCAACCGAACATTCTCTCCAGTTCCAATGATCTTGAGCAAGTACCTGCAAGAATACGAGGACAAGCATGCTCACTCACACGGTCACAACCATCTTTACTGTTCCAATAATCACAAGAAAAGGCAGCGATCCTACAGACACGTTCAAGGAGCAGCGATCCTTGACTTAAaattaacacacacacacacacacacacacacacacccaatcAAACAAGCGTGCTCGCACCAGATATGGATAGGTGTAAATTGTAGACTGGTGGGTAATAACGCAACGTGAAAAAGTAAGCACATTACGTGACAAAAGCAAACAGGTTAGTAATGCCAACTCACCAGCCATTGAGACACTGGGATGTGATGACCGCTTCCTTGCCAACAAATTTTTCTGGAGTCCTCCTGTTCCCCTGCATAATTAAGTAGTCACTTTACAAGTCCTACTTGAACCAGAAGACCATGATGGCCAACAGGCAATTTTGATAAGCAATGCAACAAACCCACCTTAATTACCACTTTTTCATTCACAGAAAACGGGTACTGCACCCCACGAATCCCATCATCACCAACATCTCCATTTTCCTGCATAGCACAAAATATTATTCAAAACAAATGCTTGAAACATGGGTGTTGGTACACATAATCTGTTAAACCTTTCCCATGAAGTCCCCGTTAACAAGATATTAAGTTAGTGATGTTTTGATGATGGCTTGCTTGACTTCAATAGCGTAAATGGACTATGTAACAGAATATCGAGTATTTTTATTACACACCTTGTTTGGTCTTCTTGATGAATCCATTTGATCAACTAATTCTTTCCGACGCTTTCGGACAGTCGCATTATGAAATAGCCTTCGATCATCCTCATGCTTCACTGCTGCAGCTGCGGCTCTAAGCGCTGTTGAGGAAATGGTtttatgtcattatacaaatcaaAACCACAAGGAATGTATTGCTAATAAAAGTAAAAGGGAATGTAGGTGTAGCTAGATGATCCACAACTGAAAAGTTTAATGTGTGAATTTGTATGCTTTTAATGTTTCAGAAAGAGCATGAAATAAAATGGAATAAGAACTTATTTAGGAAGcactaaaaagaaaaatggaatgTACCATGATTAGGAACCAAAGACCCGGTCTCAATATCTGCACCGCAGAGGGTGCATCTTGTCTgtgatggaaaaaaaaacaacgtTATGATTCTAGTCCCTTCCAGTCCAAATCCCTGAGCCACTACAGAGCAATTATAGCAGCATTTCTAATATTCCTTCTAAGAGGATAGCCTACTTACTGTTTCAATGACTCTTCTCAACATGAGACCACCAAATGAATGCCCACAAGAGACTAACATCGCATCTTCCAGGAATGACCCACTAAAGCATTTATAGATCATGCAGAAAAAGGTGAAAAAGACAAAACTTTATCACATAATCGAACTGAACATTATAAGAACAAAAACATGTAAACTTAATGAACAAGTGTACGAATTTCCAAAGAAAGGACTTCTTTCAGAAATATGAAAACAGTGAGACTCAATTTAAAAGGCAGGGTATTTGCTAtgaaggtaaggacttaagttCAGAGACAAATAACAACTTACGATAAGGGATCTGAGAGAACGCTTCTTAAAGATGGTTCCTTGTTTAAATTGTTTCGAGCTACCTGAAAATTCAAATTCCATAATACAAAAGCTATCAGCCTGGGCCATGCATGGGTTTAAAGATTAACAATTGCCTTTTTGATTAATCCTGTCAACAGTTTTCTTGAAAGACTCCATCATTATTTGCTTTTTATATGTCATTATATTCTCTTTGGATCTCTATGGGCTTGCTGTGCATCAGCTACTTGAAGCTAAAACTTACATAAGTGTTATCAGAACGACTGCCCAATACATCTTCCTCAGCAGAAAGATCATCCATAAACTGGCTTACAGATATTGGGACATAGCTGTGGGGAATAACATGACCAGCTGCTGCAACTGGAGAACAATCTAATATAGCGTTACCTTGTGGCATGAGCCTAAATGCAAGCGATGTCCTATAAACATGAAATGCAATTAGGTTAATTCCAAATGAATTTCTGATAATATGATTGAAATGGTGGATAAATAAAGCACAGCATGAGAAGGCAACCAGACAACTTGTACCTCCCACCACTACTAATGCCTGAAGAGTAATCGGGAGCAGCTTTATACGGTGCAGCTGGGCGGAGGCCAGCAGTAGCATGGCTGAGTGCCTTACCTGTAAGTAGTAAAAGATCCCCAGCAGCTGACCCACCATCTGCTAGGTACCAACGACCATTGGGGTCACATACCTGAACAAAAAATAGTTTTCACAAGTAATTTTGAGCAATCACGAAGCGAATGATCTTCTTTCAGAAGGGTTTAGAAGACAATTGATACAAATGACAATAAGATGTAAAGCTCATATATGCAAATAACTAACCAATCTTCTAATACCAGAGAATCAAGTAAAAGAAGGGCACCTGTATACCAGGACTATCTGAGGAAACCAACGTTAATAATCCCTTCTCAACTTCAGCATTCATTCCTGGCTTCCCTCCCCCAATAGCACCTTTTCCATTTTGCAAGGAAGCATTTGAGTATGTTGCAACCAGAATTGACGACGACACCTCATTAGTGGGCAATGGAGTATCGTCAAGCAAATGGTTGAAAACACTGCAAAGCACAGGTGTTACATGAGCAGATACAAAAATGGTTAGCACGAAATCTAAAAGAAAAGTATAACAAAAGATTAAAGAGCCAACATCACCATCCTTACTCGCTTCGCAAACGAAGATGCCTAGCTACTGCACACAAAGCCACATGGGCCGCCTTGCCCATGCACCTAAAAATATCCGCCATGCACGGTGGGGATGAGTCCCAATCTTCCAAAGCCCTGCAACAAGTGAAGCTCCTTAGACTCCCAAATCTCAATTCTCCGAGGACAACGATGCCAAGACAGTTATTGCAAAAGCTCAATTCAACAAGAAACGGACAGATAAATTAGTACACAAACAAAGAATCACAATTTAAGCTCATAGCTAAGTGCAATGTAATTAGCAATCACAATGTGAAACTCGAAAAAGGCGAATGCTTTGGCCGGAAAAACACACATTGCAACCTGCAGTAATCACCAACACTGCAACACGCCCTAATTCAAATTTCTAACAACGAATTCAAAATTACGCAAAATACCTCCCAGCtctgtacatgtgaactccacGGCTTCCTTTCCCAGCACCGAGCTGAGCTCTGCTCCTAAAATACAACCTCGAGGCTTCCAAGCCGCACCGCAGGAGCGCCGTGTCTTCGCTCCCCAATTCGATGACAGCCGCATTGTGCCTCGTCAGAGACCCCGAGAGCGCCTCCACCGCCCTCACATACGACCCACCGGGTGCCCCGTGGTACGGGGCAATATCTGAGAGCCGGACCCTCGCGAGCTGGCACTGAATTGTCGGCGCAGGCTCGCCGGACGGGTGGGCGGCCGCAATCGGCAGCACGTGGTCGAGAGGAGGCGGCGGGACAGGAAGAGCATGGCGGTGGAGAGGCGAGGGGTGCTGCTGGGAGTGTGTAGGGGTTGCCGTGGGTGATCTAATGGCGgtgggggtggtggtggtggtggaggaaggGGGAGTAGTGATTGAGTGCGACGGAGGTGCTGCAGAAGTCTGCTGCTGCATCATGATCACAACCATCAATCATTCTGAAGCAGCTTGATGTTTGCTAGCTATCAATGAAGTGGCTTCAAATTtccttattttctaatttttttggttaatttctgaaaatcatttttcactttctaggaaagttaaaaaaaatctgaagTGTGAGTgactggttttttatttattctttatttataatCAACAAAACAACCCCATGGAAGAAAAAAGCGGAGTTTtagtttaggtttagggtttttgcTGGAGAATACAACTCCAAGGACCGTGACAAGAATCTGCGAGGAAGGAGGAAGCTCTTTCTCTTGTCATTGATGCTTTAAAGGCATTGTTCATTTTAAAAGTTAAGCAACTTGCcatggtttatttatttatttttcgaaATAGGACAACCGGCGGTGAAGCTACGACGACAGTTCATTttttcaaaaaccaaaaagactTGTAGAGCTAATTCAATCTTCATAGGATTCATCAACGTCAATAATCTAAGACGATTTACATAAAATATAGGTCTGAAATTCCCTCCAACTAACGATTGTCCATTCTTTCAGATGCCGAAAAGATTCAAACgcatttcaaattttcttgaCCATCATTGTGTGATTCACTAGCCAAGAACCTAGAACGATCTACGTGAATACAGATCTAAAATTCGTGGTTAATCCTTTAAAAGGTACTATCGTCAGGTAATTATTAGTCATATAGAgaatttgattttccttttgagCCAGCCAGcattaaataatcaaataacGCGTATCTAATATTTATACTGTCACTTAGTGTTACGGTCTAGTTGTATATCTATTCACTTGTGCGTGAGAGGTCTTAAAGTTCGATTTTtgcaaagacgaatttgaaccatattattatgaTAAGCTCACTCCCTCGTCTCctaaatgtagataatatcgtttgttaaaaaaacaatatttataTTGAACATTTGTGTCGGTCCTCAAACAAGTCTCTCAGACTGACGTATTTGTGCTATATAGCTAATTAATCTAGCAGCTCTGAGCTTTTATATGCTGCATAAATATGCAAACGAGTGTACAATTTGCTTTCAACTCCAAACTCTTGCCCAAATTTACTTGTAAATCCATTCATTTGCACGCCCTCCAGACTCGTCCATGTCTATGAAAATGCTAACTGCCTGCACAAAAATCACTCCAACAAATTACTCATAAACATTGGTTTTACTTGCAGATGATCGGATGGGATGGGATGATGTTATAGTACCTTTCCTATCCGAGGCCTCTCTTTCACCGTTGCTAGGCTGTTTCGGATATGAGACACAGCTCCCCAGCATTTCAACGTGTTTGCAACGTCGTCGAGCCTCAACAGATACTCTTCTTCCGTCAGTGGAAACGATctctgaaggaaattttggattCGGATTAGCTCAATTCGTGTTTCGCGATGATCTGTTGCTTGTTCCAACAAGAAATAAGTTTTTCAAATTTGTTGAGTAAGAATTTGGATACCTGCTCCATATACTTCCACATGACATTCAAAGCAAGGAGATTTCTTCCAAGGAACTCCTACGTTGGGCAAATGCACAAGTTAAAACAGTTTTCTGATCAACCCCAATTACGATATCATCAGGATGCAGAACGGAAATCATCCTTGATCAAAGTCTCAAGGGAATTCCAACTCATATGTGCAACTGTGCAAGTTATCGCAATTAACATATTAACTTAACCAAAGTTGAATCCAACGAGGAATTCCGCCTGTATAACATACCTTCTTGATGAGTTGAACGTCATAGGACCTGCCGTACTTGTTCCTAATAAGAGTTGCGAGGTCTATCCCGCTAAACGCGGAATCATCTCTACCAACCAGTCTTTCAAGATTCTCTCTCAGCATTTCATTATTATCCACCTGAAGTAATAATACACACACATTAAGCTCAAGATTAAGTCGAATAGACTGAGACGAACACATTAGACCACGACGCAATTTGTCAGCAGTGTGTTCACAAATACGGCAGCAGAAAGCTTACCCCTCCGGTTTCTTTTGCATCACTTGTATCTTCCGAGTCATCTGGATTTATGTCGTTGCCATCATCTGTTGTACTCGAAAAGATGGGCCTATGTCTCCGATTACTTTGATGACGAATGTGGCAATTACCGGTGGAAAAACCCAATCCTCTTGAAGGGAAGTATGAACCATTACATCCCGGGAACAAAACCTTGTTGAATCCTTTTCCTACGTTAACAGTCTCCTGAACTCCAAACGACCAATTACAACGGTGACTTGAAATTATGCTCGTCATGTCCTGAAAAATGCAGTCTCATCCGTATCAACTACAAAATTTCTCTAGCATCCCAAGAACAAGAATTACCCTTAGTAACATATATACACATCCCAAACGCTTTCTTTGAAGAAAAAATGCAAACTGGATAATTACAAGAACAAGAATTCAGAACCATGCTTGCTGATTCAGGATTCAATAGTTTAATCTGCGGGGAGGGGGATTCAAACTTCGGGTGGAGGGACGTGCACGCTTCCTAACCAACTGGCTTAACCCGCGTCTAGCAACGACAGATTCATGATTCAATATAATGATTCTAGCTTAACCATTCATTCAAACACGACCAGAAATTAAATTTGGAAAAAATACAAGAACAAAAACAATACCGTTATCAATTAAACCGCAGAAATCCAGCATGTAATATAAAAATCCAACCTGGTAGTGGAGCAAATCAAACGGGAATAGAAACGGTATCTGAGTCGAATGCTTCGTTTCGGATATGGCAATAATTTAGTGGTGATTCTGCAACTGATACTCTACTCATCGGCTGCTCACAACTCAGAATTGTACGTAAATTAGCCAAATTAATCAGGACCGTTGCCTTTTGCTACTTAAGAGCAGCAGTTGTCTCGTGGCTGACAAAGAAAGCCCTTTGCTTCACGAGTGGTGGCTTGTGTTGACCATTGGTGAGCTTGTGGCCAATCACAACTAGTCACGTGGATGACAGAAAATCCAAGTCTGTCAAGTTTTGTTGGGCATATGGGATGTGTTTCTGGAGCCACCAGAAGTGTGGATAGGGCGTGTAGAATTTGCCAACCGTGACTGCAAGGACTCAACCTATACTATGCACGCAACGTTACCGTGAAATTTCGGACCAATAATATAAAGTCACATGACGATTGATTTGGGACACCGTCACCTTGACGCCATCATTTTTTATTGCAATACTAACGACTCGTTTTAAACGATAAAATATTGGAATTAGAAAATGAAATTTAGGATACGTAATTACGTAGGAGAAATGAAGGAAGTGCCATTTGTTTCGTACAAGTACAACATAACTGAAGGGAAAGGAATTCTCTGTTACCACGAAAGAGCAGACATTCAAAAGAGCACAAAATAATCGACTATGTCGGACAAAACGAATAGCGTAGGGGGCAACACTACTCAGATAGTGAGTGAGAAACTTAGAACTACCAAAAGGTTTCTCTATTCTGTACAACTCGACTAACATATCAACGTCTGAAGAAGTCCCAAAGGTAGTCATGCATGAACTTCATAGAcaaaataagttacaaatacGTGCTGCTCGCTGCTGAGATTCTTTTGTAAATCAAAGTTGCCAGTCTATGGGAGGAATGCCCATCTCCTCCAGAAGCTGGTTCGTGCGAGAAAAATGCCTGTTCACATCATGATGAGCAAATTATCTGTTACCATTTAGTTTTACTTGACGTAATAACATACAATTATATTTCCAGACATGTAACCATCCATgagtataaaaagaaaaaaca is a window from the Malus domestica chromosome 16, GDT2T_hap1 genome containing:
- the LOC114822126 gene encoding uncharacterized protein, translating into MVVIMMQQQTSAAPPSHSITTPPSSTTTTTPTAIRSPTATPTHSQQHPSPLHRHALPVPPPPLDHVLPIAAAHPSGEPAPTIQCQLARVRLSDIAPYHGAPGGSYVRAVEALSGSLTRHNAAVIELGSEDTALLRCGLEASRLYFRSRAQLGAGKGSRGVHMYRAGRALEDWDSSPPCMADIFRCMGKAAHVALCAVARHLRLRSDVFNHLLDDTPLPTNEVSSSILVATYSNASLQNGKGAIGGGKPGMNAEVEKGLLTLVSSDSPGIQVCDPNGRWYLADGGSAAGDLLLLTGKALSHATAGLRPAAPYKAAPDYSSGISSGGRTSLAFRLMPQGNAILDCSPVAAAGHVIPHSYVPISVSQFMDDLSAEEDVLGSRSDNTYVARNNLNKEPSLRSVLSDPLSGSFLEDAMLVSCGHSFGGLMLRRVIETTRCTLCGADIETGSLVPNHALRAAAAAVKHEDDRRLFHNATVRKRRKELVDQMDSSRRPNKENGDVGDDGIRGVQYPFSVNEKVVIKGNRRTPEKFVGKEAVITSQCLNGWYLLKIIGTGENVRLQYRSLRKM
- the LOC103403418 gene encoding uncharacterized protein isoform X1, which translates into the protein MDMTSIISSHRCNWSFGVQETVNVGKGFNKVLFPGCNGSYFPSRGLGFSTGNCHIRHQSNRRHRPIFSSTTDDGNDINPDDSEDTSDAKETGGVDNNEMLRENLERLVGRDDSAFSGIDLATLIRNKYGRSYDVQLIKKEFLGRNLLALNVMWKYMEQRSFPLTEEEYLLRLDDVANTLKCWGAVSHIRNSLATVKERPRIGKAVSIFIDMDESGGRANEWIYK
- the LOC103403418 gene encoding uncharacterized protein isoform X2, with protein sequence MTSIISSHRCNWSFGVQETVNVGKGFNKVLFPGCNGSYFPSRGLGFSTGNCHIRHQSNRRHRPIFSSTTDDGNDINPDDSEDTSDAKETGGVDNNEMLRENLERLVGRDDSAFSGIDLATLIRNKYGRSYDVQLIKKEFLGRNLLALNVMWKYMEQRSFPLTEEEYLLRLDDVANTLKCWGAVSHIRNSLATVKERPRIGKAVSIFIDMDESGGRANEWIYK